CTGCTTTCTACTTTTGGATTTGGAGGCATCGTATTTGGATTTAGCAACATCGCTGATCATGCTTTAAGTGAAATCATTGTCTATCTGCCTCTTATCGTTGGTGTCATCAGCTTAATCCTGTTTGTATTAAGGCAGTTTAAGTTAGAAACGCCGATGCTGAATTTACGAGTTTTTAAATATCCAATGTTTACAATAGGTCTGGTGATGGTCTTTTTAGGAATGATGATCATTTTATCCTCTGCCATTTTATTGCCCTTATATTTAAAAGGAGGTTTATTGTTATCAGCTACAGCTGCAGGAGTTCTACTCCTTCCGGGCAGTGTGATTAACGGAGCTATGGCTCCAGTTACTGGAAGAGTATTTGATAAGTTCGGTCCGAAATTATTGCTGCCGCTTGGGTTTTCCATTGCAACAATTGCTGGTTTTCTATTTACAGGCAACTCTACTGAAACTAGTAGCCTAGCCTTTATTCTCATTCACTGCGCAATGTTTATCGGATTAGCCATGGTCATAATGCCCGCTCAAACCAATGGCTTAAATCAATTGCCTGTAAAATACTATCCGGATGGGGCTGCGGTTATGAATACACTTCAGCAAATCGCAGGAGCCCTCGGTACAACGTTTGCTGTTACGCTAATGTCTAGCGGACAAACGCGGTTTGCAAACACAAATCCAACAGCAGCACAGCCTGAAATTTTAACCGCTGGAATTACACATGCTTACTTATTTATCGCAGCAATTGCAGGTATTGGATTGATTTTATCGTTTTTTGTGAAGCGTATTAGAGTTTACTAATTGTAATCAAAAAAGACAGTGGACATGAGATGTCCGCTGTCTTTTTTTAATCCATAAGTTTCTCATAAAATACTAAAGTTAATTTATCGTTTATTACCTTTGTTTCTTCCGTTCGTTTATACCCTACCTTTTCATATAAATAGCAGTTCCTCTGCTCTTGTTCAATACTATCCAGCTCCCACTTTTTTGCATCGCTATATCTCTGTTCAATGATTGCAAAAACCTGCTGGGCAATCCCCATTCCCTGGTATTCTGGCATAATAAATATGGGGCTGACACGATAAGTTTTATTCTCCTTTTTAACGATTCGGACCCCACCCACAGCAATATCAGAATTCTTAATCATATAATAATCTGTAAAAGACTGATTAATTCGGTTTCTCATTTGTTCTACAGACTCATTGGCTGGGCTCGTTTCATAATCCTTATATTTCTCCAGCAATGGCATAAAGGCTTTGACTTGCATTTGATGAATAAATTCTGCATCACTTACGCCTGCTTTACATAAAGAAATTCCCATGAAATTTGTCCCCTTCAAATATTTCCTAATATAAAGACCATCAGATATTCTTTTTATCACCCGATTTAGAGGAATCTCTAAAAGAGCCCGAAATGCCCGTAAAAAGTCCAATTATACCAATAAACATTCCTATCCCGCGACCGTCCTCATAGGCTAATATCACAACTGCTCCAAATAATGTGGTGTGAAGGCCAAAAAGTTGAGTTTGTAGCACACTAGGTCGGATAAAATCTAATAATGCTCCTGCGTGAAACATTACCGTAACTAACACAACTAGGGCGGTTAAAATCAATAATCCTAAATTTAGCATGATAACCTCCGTTAGAATATTATTAACAACAAGGTTTATCGTTTGTTTTTAGGTATGATATAGAGCGACCCGTCTTCCTTGTATTCAGCATAAGCAATATCCTCAATGCGTTTATAACCTTGCTCCTCGATCCATTCGTGGATCAGCATCTTATTCATCGGTCTGCCACGCATGGAATCTTCCAGTAGCCTGCCCTTATCTATAATTGTAATAGAAAAATCAGAAGACTGCTCCGGCTGCCCATCTTCAGACTTGCGCATAACCGACAAAGAACCGTTCGTTTCAAGCAAAGCATACTTTACTTCACTTAGAGAAAATATATTTTGCTGCCGCAGCATAAACAGCAGTTGGGTAAACTCGATATCATATTTCTCCATCAAATCCTGATTTACTTTACCATCGTCGATTAGCAACACTGTCCGACCTTCCGCCATGTTCCCGAACTTCACAAAATGGGTAGTCGCCTTTTCAAACAAATAAGACAAAGCGGTCCAGACGAATAGAGCAAACAGCAGCTGCCAGATCTTCACCTCATCATCGTATATCGTATTACCTACAATCTCACTTAAAATCAATGATGACAGGAAATCGAGTGGTGTCAATTGGCTAAGCGTCTTGCGGCCAGTAATAAAGGTAATAATCCACAAACCAAAGAAGCTGATGATCAGTTTGACACCTATAGTTATAAAAACCTCCATAGCCGCACCTCCTGATGGATTAATACAGGCTCGTAGCCTTTTTACACAAAATCCATTCATGAGAGGTATTACACTTTCCTAATAAAGGATAAACAGTCCGATTAAGTTGGGATAGTGATAAGAAACGTTGTTCCTTTGCCTTTTTCGCTATCGACTTCAATATTTCCTTTTACCTTATCAATGGTACTGTAGACCATTAGCATTCCCAGTCCTGTTCCTTCTGCTTTGGTAGAATAATACGGCTTACCTAGACGTGATATTTCTTCCTTAGTCATTCCAATGCCAGTATCTCGAATACTGATGATAATATTTTGTTTTTTTTCCGAAATATCAATGAACAGGGTGCCGCCTTCTTTTTCTTTCATGGCTTCAATTCCGTTTTTATAAAGATTAATTAGACATTGCTGTATTTGGTTCCGATCATAGTTTTTTTTTAACGAATTATTAAAACTAAATTTGACCTCTACTTTGTGCATAGTGGCATAAGGCATGATGATATTTTTAGTATATTCAGACTCCGCCTTCATATTAGAATAAACCATATTTTCGGACTGTGGCTTGGCAAAAGAGAGATAATCACTCACGATTTTTTCAGCCCTCTGTAGTTCTAGCAGAGATAGTTCTACGTATTGTTTTTCCTCTCGGGTGATCGAATTAGATTTATTCAACAGTTGTAAAAAACCGCTGGTCACTGTAAGTGGATTTCTTATTTCATGTGATACACTAGCCGCTAGCTCGCTGACGACATTTAATCTTTCAGAATGCATAATTCGGTCGCGATTCTTAATATTAGTAATTATCTTTTCTATTAGAATCATATTGATACTCATCACCCCGGCATGCGTCGTAAAGGCATTTAAGGTGAGAATCCAGAATTCCCTATTTAAACTTCCCTGTGTTAAACCTAATGTAATTAGGTAAAATCCCATCGTCAGAAAAGAGATGCTCGTTGCCGCGATGATGCGACCTTTCGACTCTAATTTTAAGAACCTTTTACTATATAGTGGGACCAGGATCAGGATTGTGGTGGCAAAAAGAAAGGATTGTAACGTCCCCTCTCCCCCCACATAGAATCGATAGATATTTAAAAGGATATATAGCGGCAGAACGTTCTTGTACCCGCCAAAAAGAGCCACAATAATAAATGGGACATATCTCAAATCAAAAATAAAGCCAATATCGAGTTTAAACGGTTTAGCAATACAAAGACACATGGTCACTGCCGACAATAGAACTAGAATCTTACTATTATAAGCAAAAGCTCGATTCTCAAAGAAAATTAGAAACATTAAGATTGGAAACAATAAAAACAAGAAATTCAAAAGCAAAGTCTCAAACAAAGGATAACTTCCTTTCAGGCTAGTGTTGCTTAAAATAAAGGATAGGACAGCGTGCTGGAAAAATACGCTAAAGTAATATTATAAGTTAAAGTTCCTCCTATTAACTATGTATTTCTCAACCATTTTTAAAATAATAAAAAAAACACCTGACGGCGTCCTTAGAGGTAAAGTTACAAGCTGAGTACATCCGTAATTCCATACTCGTATCCGTGTGAGGTTCTGCTTACCAACCGTATAGCCTTTATTTCGATGAAAAAAGCACATATATTAGGGACGGACCACATTGCACTTATTCCCTAACAACAATCCCATCCCGGGTGAATCAGGGCGAATAACGGCGCTGGCTCGTTACGTTACCTGCGGCACATTGTATTCGGTTTTTCGCATACATTTATCCGTAAGCTCGACTAAAACATGCATTTCTGGAGGATATAAGGTCCACTCGGTCCGTTATACATCCCAAAAGAGGCGTGTACTTAATAAAAAACAGGGCTCCCCATGGCCAGCAGTTGAATATAGGACCATCCATTGTATTTATTTCACATTTCTCCGCAGTCTCAAAATTTCACAAATTCTTTTATTGCAAAAAACATTCAATGGATGCTTTAATGATGCGATGATTTTCTTACTCGTAATTTATTTAACGAATCGAATTATGATTATTTTGTCTTTTGTAAACCTCTTATTATGATCGATACAAGCAATATTCCT
This Paenibacillus sp. FSL R5-0345 DNA region includes the following protein-coding sequences:
- a CDS encoding MDR family MFS transporter; the encoded protein is MESTAAVQVKRPALMAFSLMLGAFVGLFSETALNMAFTNLMDEFSISASTVQWLTTGYLLVLGILVPISALLMQWFTTRQLFTASLLLSIVGTLIAALSPNFTSLLIARLVQALGTGLLLPLMTNIILIIFPAHKRGTVMGMMGLVIMCAPAIGPTLSGLIVDHLGWSFIFWISLPLLLFTFGFGLTFIKNVANITKPKIDSLSILLSTFGFGGIVFGFSNIADHALSEIIVYLPLIVGVISLILFVLRQFKLETPMLNLRVFKYPMFTIGLVMVFLGMMIILSSAILLPLYLKGGLLLSATAAGVLLLPGSVINGAMAPVTGRVFDKFGPKLLLPLGFSIATIAGFLFTGNSTETSSLAFILIHCAMFIGLAMVIMPAQTNGLNQLPVKYYPDGAAVMNTLQQIAGALGTTFAVTLMSSGQTRFANTNPTAAQPEILTAGITHAYLFIAAIAGIGLILSFFVKRIRVY
- a CDS encoding DUF421 domain-containing protein encodes the protein MEVFITIGVKLIISFFGLWIITFITGRKTLSQLTPLDFLSSLILSEIVGNTIYDDEVKIWQLLFALFVWTALSYLFEKATTHFVKFGNMAEGRTVLLIDDGKVNQDLMEKYDIEFTQLLFMLRQQNIFSLSEVKYALLETNGSLSVMRKSEDGQPEQSSDFSITIIDKGRLLEDSMRGRPMNKMLIHEWIEEQGYKRIEDIAYAEYKEDGSLYIIPKNKR
- a CDS encoding GNAT family N-acetyltransferase, which produces MGISLCKAGVSDAEFIHQMQVKAFMPLLEKYKDYETSPANESVEQMRNRINQSFTDYYMIKNSDIAVGGVRIVKKENKTYRVSPIFIMPEYQGMGIAQQVFAIIEQRYSDAKKWELDSIEQEQRNCYLYEKVGYKRTEETKVINDKLTLVFYEKLMD
- a CDS encoding ATP-binding protein → MFETLLLNFLFLLFPILMFLIFFENRAFAYNSKILVLLSAVTMCLCIAKPFKLDIGFIFDLRYVPFIIVALFGGYKNVLPLYILLNIYRFYVGGEGTLQSFLFATTILILVPLYSKRFLKLESKGRIIAATSISFLTMGFYLITLGLTQGSLNREFWILTLNAFTTHAGVMSINMILIEKIITNIKNRDRIMHSERLNVVSELAASVSHEIRNPLTVTSGFLQLLNKSNSITREEKQYVELSLLELQRAEKIVSDYLSFAKPQSENMVYSNMKAESEYTKNIIMPYATMHKVEVKFSFNNSLKKNYDRNQIQQCLINLYKNGIEAMKEKEGGTLFIDISEKKQNIIISIRDTGIGMTKEEISRLGKPYYSTKAEGTGLGMLMVYSTIDKVKGNIEVDSEKGKGTTFLITIPT